The stretch of DNA ATAAGACTGTTATCTTTCATGCGTTTTTAGTCATGATGGAGTCTTTCGATTTATGATTTGTTTTCCACTTTTTGTGTCTTACTTTTCATCCTTTTTTTCACATCTCTTTATACGTAAGGTTGACAACCATCCCATTTCATTTGATATTACAGATCATTATATTCCGTATCTTTGTTGACAGGTGGTTACTAAACCATCAATGACGGCAAAAGACAGCGAAAGCCAGATCCTTAGATTTAAGTTCATCAGTGTCTGTATAATGTAAAAATAGGTGAGGGTTCACGAATGAAATTGCTACTGGGATCAATTAAAGACCTAGAGATAAGGTTGTttacaactacaggtcaccgtccGAACAGGTCACCGTCCGAACAGGTCACTAGATATTTCACTCTTAGTCTCTGTCAACAGATCTCCGATGCCTATCTTTAACCTGATTCATTTTCCCATATTCATTGTTGTGTCAGTTCTTAGAACTAGCACAGTTTTGAATGATTTGAATTTTCAATCAGTAACattaaactatatattttgaCTAGTTTTCTTTATTTGCTTGATTCATTGTTTATGCGTTTTACTTGAACTGTATTTGTTTTGTTAAGCCGATATAATTATTGTAGCTATTGCAATTACGTGTTATTCAGATGTACATTGAACACATAGCAATATTATATAGTGAACAGTTTCAATATCAAAGTGAGCTATTTACTATATAGCTGCAAAATTTCGAAATCAGTGTATAGTTGTTCAATGTATTATGTTAGACGGTTTCCAGtgtaaagaaaattaaatatacaagtaacgttttctttaaaattttcattcaacTTGAAATCTTCTGCCTAATGTACCATTTCCAATCTTTAATTACAAATAAGAAGTTAATGAATCGTTCCTGGTGCAATTTATAATGTTTGCCTCATTTATAGAACCATACAGTGTATTATGAAAGCTCTTATATACCTATTTTGTAATTCTTGATTGTATTTAGATATCGTAGGTTAGAAGATAAATAAAGcgaacagtagtataccgctgttcgaaattcataaatcgattgagaaaaaccaaatccgggttacaaacaaaaactgtggaaacgcatcaaatataaaaggagaactgcgacacaacagaaacacattaaaatgtaacacacacagacacgaactgtaatataacaatggccatttccctgacttggtacaggacattttaagaaataaaatggtgggttgaacctggttttatggaaTGCCAAACCTCcagcttttatggcaatgttaaatatatcattaaaatgatatacatgacaggactacaatacaattaaatgggagaacatataggacaaagaaacacacgaataataacTAACAAAAGGTTCcagatttaaaattcaatacgccagatgtgcgcttcgtccacacaagactaaccactgacgctcagatgaaaaaagttcgaaaaagTACAAACTCGAACAGCACaaaggaccaaaagttccaaaacgttGCGACCAACACGGCTAGGCTTTTCTGGCTGGGTTaaaaacatccttattatttagaataattcatacttttgcaaacagactatataatagatatacatgataaaaccgaagtgatgactaactacagaataaaaatgtatgcattacataaaacaacctaaacTAGCACATGCAAatacacagccgagttagccaaagccatCAACGCAGTgatgtcacatttgaatttctaaaaatatttctcaaaaataagatagaatttggattattttgaataattgaaaattacaatactaattaatattaaATTGTGGTGGTAATTAgaaaattaattgtattatctagctatgtcggtgtctctactgaatcaaactgtaaaccaaatatatcatataaatttCGATGAtccaaactaaaatctaataaatgaactggatgattaattatcttttCCATAACACACGAATTCAAcagaaaataaataagattttcaactacaaacgttaagacatttAACAAAATCTGAtggaataacaaatataacatcaaaattaaatacatgaatttgtgaTAGAACCGTTAAGTCAGATGAGAAAATTTATTAGATTGGAAATCTAAAAAGGGCGAGAGAGAAAACAATTCCAAAATACAAAGCACTCTAAAGCTAACAAAGATTACCTATCATTCACCGGttaaatttcaaagtttttcAGGCTCTGACAGCAACTTTGTAATCGATAGAAAATTCTTTACAGAAAGACCTTGCAAAGGTTCATTTTCGTGTTCAAATAGTGTGTTCATTATGTGACCTTTTGTTAGCACAGTACTTACTTCGGTTGTTCAATTGGATATTGAAGAGGCTAAAGGGCAATTTGCGCTCCAGTTTCAAATTTAAATCTTTGTATGGctatctattttaaattttaggaTAGTGTGACGCCTGTGTAATATTTGTGAAAACGATGTTTATTTGGTTTCTCATCGACAAAAAAGTTAACTTATTAGAGCACGTCGGGAAATTACGACAGCATACCTGTTGGCTCAAGCGAAGTGTAGCAGAgctatatttttatcatatttttagtAAATCTACCGATGTACAGTATTCTGTGGTAATATTTCGGATCACTTAACTATTACTAAGATTTTCTAATTTGTATATTTGAGTGTACATTTCGGATGTTGAGTGTGTTATTACTAAACAGGGCATACCATTAAAGAATCAAACGCATCAGAGAGATGATATAAATTTGATACAATTGCAATCCAAACGTTTGTCGTTATAGACGACACTTTTCCACAACAGATTTAAACTTTTAGCTTATCAAGCCCTCGAGATAACttttcttatgtttaatactTTCTTGTTAGTTTGTGCATGGTTGTTAACATAGTTCATTGTCTACGGATAAAGTCAACATTTCTATTAATGTTGCTAGTGTTGAAGGCGTAACTGTTTCTTAAAGATGAAAAAACAGTATATCTAGCCAGTTAATGTCTATTTGCTTTTTTAGGTGCATGGGATATTTTTATGGATTCATACATCATATCATATCGTAATTTGAAAATCGAATGAGCAGATATCCTTCGTGAAGCTTCGGCATACAAGCatacaagtaaaataataaaaaagtggaAGTCTTGATTATGCAATTGCAAATtaacagtacacattatttttaatgTGCTTTTATCATTTAGAGGAAAAAACTAGAATGACTACAAAGGACGATCGCAAAGTGAAGGCAAAAGCTCACACTTCCCCATATGGACCAGTAGTTGAGCGGACAAGTAGGATTTATTGTAACAATAAATTGTAACGAACGAACAAGTGAAGAAATGTACAGTAACCGAACTTAGGCAGGCGTTATGTTAGAGGTATGTTTTGATCATAAAGATCACATTCAGACAGTCAAAAGTATTATTTGATGAAAACTACATTAACGTACTGTAACTGCTGATAATGTTAGTTTTCTATATTCTTGTTCAGTTCTATCGTTTATACGCAATTGAAAAGAATTTTGCCCCTCCTTTTTCATCACAAATCAATAGTTTTTGATTCATTTGGTCAAAATCTATTGCCCTTGGGTACGCCATGTTCTCGGGTTCTAGTATCTCGCATAATTGCTTTCCATCTGGAGATAAAACGACAATGCTATTAGAATCTCTACCTATAGCAAGTAAGTTGGCATTGTTGTCGAGAGTGATACCACGGATAAATTTAAGACTCGGGTTAATCCACTTCCACAGGAATGACCCCTTGATATCGTAGCACGAGATGGTATCATGACATCTTGTAAGATATATTCTATTTTCGCCTACCGCTATAAAATCATAATCACCGAGACCCGTTGACCCATGTTTTTGTATAATCACCTTTTTCACTTCGTCTTTATATAAACTCCGAATCTGAACTTCATTGTTACCATAACTGTATAATCTATGGTTGAAGTATGTAATACCGTAGCATATATTTTCAGTTGGTATAATTTTTTGGACCCTTTTGTACTCTAAGGACACGATGATTATGTTAGGATGTTTAGTTGATGTAACTGCTACTCTCGTGTCGGTTATACATGCAACATCAAAGCACCAAGAGGAGACTTTGATTGAAGAGTTAATTGAACCATTGTTGTTAAAATGAACCAGTTCACCGTCGTTTTGATCTTTGTCAGTAGATGCATAATGAGGAATATACAAACATACAAATTTACCATTTGGCATAATGGCACATCCTTCAACGTTTTGTGACTTTTCGAACGGAACTGTTTGTACTTTTGTCAATATCAACTTCTGTTTGTCAAATACTGGCGTTTGTGCTTGTTTCTTTATTAGACAAGGTACTGCACTCGAGAAAACACTATTTTTTATTTCACCAAATACCCGAAGGTCGGATGTTATCTCTTGTACCTTTGTATCAATTGtaagtataattttattacagTTTAAGTTCTTCTTTTTAATGAAGTCTTCTACATTGGTTACTTCTTTACTTACTTTTTcttgaatttcattttttccaaTAAAGGCATGTGTATTATACCCGTGATTTTTAAGTGTCAAAACTCCCTGCAATAACTCTGCCGTCCTTTTCTTGTTTGTTTCAATTTCAAGACATAATTGTTTAATCGATGTTTCGTGTGTGTTAGCTATAGCTTCCAGCTTGTTAAGAAGATCCTTTTCAAGCTTTTCTAAAACCTTATTTACCTTAATCCTAACTGTTTTAATATCTTCCacatacttttgataactttctttaatttctttcatattcatttccttttccGCGTAAAGTTTTTCATAAAACGTTTCAATAGTCTTTAACCGTTCAGTTAGATCATCCAACAAATTTGCAATGGCTGGAATTTCTCTTTTGATACGTTCGTCGATGGATTCAAATCCAGTACATGTTTCATGGTTTGTTTTTAAACATGAAATGCAACACGGAGATTTGTGGGATCCACAAAAAAGTTCATACGGAGTTTGATGAACGCTACATTTCAATTTCTGGTCAAGATGCAAAACAAATTGTGGTATTTTAATGTCAGCTACTTTGTGATTTTTCGTTGCTTTGGAAACGGCATGGTGTATATTGCAATTTATGCATAATGCTTCGTCACAGTCATTGCACCATTTCGAAGCAGGAATCGCTTTTGATAAACTCTGGCAAATACCACATTGTTGATTAGTAATGGAGGCCATTTATAATCTATATAGAAAAGAAATTACAAGTACAAGAATTATTACGTATACTCGTCATATCCCATTGATTTAGTACAATAAGATTATGTATTCAATGTTTGTTAGGTGGTTTTTTAGCAAATTTTTGTCGAAATTTAAGAAAAGAATATTAAAACAGATATCAATATTGCACGAACTTCATGTTATCGGTAGTCAATGTGCCAATATAAATAATAAGACATTTTAATACGATTACTGTTTTTGATTATACAGAGTCGTGTATACACGTTTCGTAAAATGCCCCGAAGGGTTCACAAAgttattgatgtttaaaaaactttacccacaaatttcaaaaaaattacagAATGTTAGATCGCTTTTGCCCCCGCCCCTTTTACGACAAATGTCAAAAGCGAAacactgataaaaaaaacttaccgACGGAGTTATATACCTTTTCGCAATGTATTTTGATCAACTGGTTCAAAACGAAATCTTCAGTTGTTTACTATTGATGACATAAAGCCATTGCTGGATGTAAATTACAAAATTCAAAACAAGTGTTAATAGTTAATTTGCTCTCAGATAAACTATAACACTGCCAGATTAATATTAAAACACTACTTTACCTTTTCTGAACATACAATGAATATAGCACCTTTTTATGAATACGGAAGTTTAAAAGGTAGAACTTTGTTTCATGGCGACATAAAATATGACACGGTATACAACTGTGGTTTAAATAACGACGATTTGAAGAGAATAAATATCTCACtataatatgacgtgcttctttcgctttgtgaataaacccatgctctaaatccaataaaatttgttttgacatgcgtatattgactactgcagaataatgaattttatcaaattggtatgcatttcatatatttcattaacttaaaacacttttaaactcttttaaatgatgcacatgttgttactaattcatttattatgactgtaatgtgttgcaattagaaattgacatatttgatctAGATACAACatccgttcatgctggctgttcaaactcctccctctgtgAAATCACAATCCCAGTCATTTGCttgtttccaaaaaaaaaaggagTTGCATGGAAGAGCCTATACAAACCTTCTTCACTTATACGCATCGGAAATATAAATTACCtaaattgtcctaatcagaatcgaaataattgatgcaagatATTCTTTCTTGTAGTTTTCACATggttaggcattatattcgtgttattttagccctcaccatagctcgggcaaaaataatcacgaatataatgcctacgcatgttaaaactacaataaagtatagcttgcatcaattatttcttaaataatttttCGTTAAGAGACTTTTGTATCCGTAAAGGTAAACCATAAACATATAGAATATGTAATCAAATCATTCCCATTTCCTTTGTTCATCGTCCCCCCAAGTATGGATAGTCATGTAATAATACATGAagtaaacaatgaaatgaatgaatattttaggGAATTATCAGCCAATGAGACGATATATAAAATACCTATGGTCCGCGATAGGAAAAAAGACTTCAGATTACTGACTCAGGATAATGCTCGAAAATTGAGTAAGCGTGCGAGTCTGATAAATTCCAACTATATATTTTTTCGCATTAAAAACATACATAGTGGGATGTAAATTCACGGGTTTCTATCCTTTTAAAGAACCGAACGGTTACTGATGATTTGTGTTCTCATCGCAACAAATGTGTTTTGTTCAAACAGATCAGACAAAGTCAAACGATGTACATGCAAGTAAAGGCTTGATACTCCACTAGTCGTGttttgtgattttcaaaaatacatttattctaCAGTGAAATATTATCTTCAAACTATCATGATGAGGTTTAATTCTATTTGATTCTAACTGATGGTAGATTGACCTTTTTCACCTTTTTGGATTGGAGCGTCcgtgatgagttttttgtagacgaaacgcgcgtctggtgtaaaaacaaaatttcatttcggtatctatggtgagtttattctTAATAGAAATAACaagtttttttagttttaggaTTATCATTTTAACGAAAAGTCAATATTAAAAAAGGTTTTTATAGTGGAACATTCTACattgtaacctaccgaattagactatttaccggatttgttaacacataagcaacacgacgggtgtcacatgtggagcaggatctgcttacccttccggagcacctgagatcacccctagttttttggggggtttcgtgttgtttattctttggttttctatgttgtgtcatgtgtgctgttttttgtttgtctttttcatttttagccatggcgttgtcggtttgttttagatttatgagtttgactgtccctttggtatcttttgtccctcttttgtagTTGGATAGAGGTATGAGGGAGGGTTGAATTCTCATAAACATGTTGAACCTTgcctcatttttgcgcctgtcccaagtcaggagcctttggcctttgttagtctgatattatttttaattttagtttcttgtgtacaatttgcagtttagtatggcgttcattatcactgaactagtatatatatttgtataggggccagctgaaggacgactccgggtgcgggaatttcacgctgcattgaagacctgttggtggcgttctgctgttgtctgttctttggtcgggctgttgtctctttgacacattccccatttccattctcaattttattcaatttgcGGACTCGTTTTTATCTGTAGTTTCCTATTGAGATATACTGCTTCTGATTGATTAGTCCAGCTTTTGTCTTTGTATCTCCTATATTTCAGTGATCATGACATAAACGATACTACAAAGTCTGcgaaatagatataagaagatctctctccatccaaatcatatttgtaaaaatcaattttaggtaaaaaatacCTTGGCTCATATCGAAAAGAAAGCTTTAAAAGAGGGGAGAAAGGTACcagagggactgtcaaactcaAAGAGCCCTTAAATGACTAGTGTCAAACAATAGACCattttcgagttcatccgtcatcGAAAAAGTTCGTATCTtaaattatgcgcgcctttatgacgtcatttgtCAGCTAGAGGGGATCGTCTGTATCCCTGCACTACAAACGTTCATcaaacgaaagataccagagggactgtcaaactcaAAGAGCCCTTAaacgactagtgtaaaacaatagACCAtcttcgagttcatccgtcaccggaaaagtTCGtaaattatgcgcgcctttattaCGTCATTTATCAGCTAGAGGGGATCGTCTGTATCCCTGCACTTCAAACGTTCATCAAGCGACTTAGTGATCGACATTATGCAGgatcaaatataaataatgtttgttctgttagtatttaatcacaattccctaatgacagcagtgatgattgtcaattatgagaatttgaattgccgaataattcgtgcaatatagcactatagttttccaaccactcgcgaTAAACGCACGAATTATGTTCACTTAAACCAGAgattttgacggaaatgcatcgaactcgaaagttgtctattcaaacagaaaaaccaacggtctgatctATATGTTGACTAGAAATCTAACAAAGATGgtcaacttaaaacttagcacAAAAAGAGAGAGGGTACCTAGGAGGCATTGAACCATCAGCCGGGATAAAATCAACAGAGAGTTTAAATCAAAATGTTCAATCAGAAACGTCTGGAGGTTAACTGGAAAACCATGCAGTATAGAACATGAACAGAACAGTCCGAACCTGTTTAGTCCAACTTTACACAAGGGGTTGAAACTTaataattttgaagatttatctGTGAGATGTCGTATGAATAAAgtcttccgttttttttttttctttttttctttacgGGTTCAAAGATCTTTCATTCCA from Mytilus galloprovincialis chromosome 2, xbMytGall1.hap1.1, whole genome shotgun sequence encodes:
- the LOC143065180 gene encoding uncharacterized protein LOC143065180, producing the protein MASITNQQCGICQSLSKAIPASKWCNDCDEALCINCNIHHAVSKATKNHKVADIKIPQFVLHLDQKLKCSVHQTPYELFCGSHKSPCCISCLKTNHETCTGFESIDERIKREIPAIANLLDDLTERLKTIETFYEKLYAEKEMNMKEIKESYQKYVEDIKTVRIKVNKVLEKLEKDLLNKLEAIANTHETSIKQLCLEIETNKKRTAELLQGVLTLKNHGYNTHAFIGKNEIQEKVSKEVTNVEDFIKKKNLNCNKIILTIDTKVQEITSDLRVFGEIKNSVFSSAVPCLIKKQAQTPVFDKQKLILTKVQTVPFEKSQNVEGCAIMPNGKFVCLYIPHYASTDKDQNDGELVHFNNNGSINSSIKVSSWCFDVACITDTRVAVTSTKHPNIIIVSLEYKRVQKIIPTENICYGITYFNHRLYSYGNNEVQIRSLYKDEVKKVIIQKHGSTGLGDYDFIAVGENRIYLTRCHDTISCYDIKGSFLWKWINPSLKFIRGITLDNNANLLAIGRDSNSIVVLSPDGKQLCEILEPENMAYPRAIDFDQMNQKLLICDEKGGAKFFSIAYKR